One segment of Chloroflexota bacterium DNA contains the following:
- a CDS encoding type II toxin-antitoxin system prevent-host-death family antitoxin — MADDNSINTGGARMVKASEFKAKCLQLMDEVAASGEEIIITKRGRPVSRLAPYREKSKMEFGRNRDNIRSLENIVEPMPAGWFEDADDTASDLF, encoded by the coding sequence ATGGCAGACGACAACAGCATTAACACCGGTGGCGCGCGGATGGTGAAGGCGTCGGAGTTCAAGGCGAAGTGTTTGCAGCTCATGGACGAGGTGGCGGCGAGTGGTGAGGAGATCATCATCACCAAGCGCGGCCGGCCGGTCTCGCGGCTGGCGCCGTACCGGGAGAAATCCAAGATGGAATTTGGCCGCAACCGCGACAACATCCGCAGCTTAGAAAACATCGTGGAACCGATGCCGGCGGGGTGGTTTGAGGACGCAGACGATACCGCGAGCGACCTGTTTTGA